The following coding sequences lie in one Saccharopolyspora hordei genomic window:
- a CDS encoding GAF domain-containing sensor histidine kinase, producing the protein MDSSLARRMLAASTEITRSALSAEDPDAVLPLVVRRAAELAEADLGVVTVRADDGRLTVEAAYGAPSATGPLADPVGTVLSSRSAAARVARSGVPVVVDDLIDDPLTAPYVPAALRVYGPFAVAPFGTRERRLGALAVYRRRGASTFTRVAVDVLTSFAAQAGLALVLAEGSTARQRIAVYQERERIARDLHDVIVQRLYATGVQLEVLERRLSGRLAPSDAARLAETMEQIDQTIAEVRATARTLRSADPQTPAHAPALDDSMRSEVQIAGELLGRPPRLEIEGDLADVPVQVADHARAALREALSNVVRHSGAKTVLVRVRRSDAGLLLQVVDDGCGIPRDVSKRGLRNLEERAVAAGGRCVISSSPDSGTTVTWEVPLTGTT; encoded by the coding sequence ATGGATTCCTCCCTCGCCCGGCGCATGCTGGCGGCATCGACCGAGATCACGCGCTCGGCGCTGTCCGCGGAAGACCCCGACGCGGTGCTCCCGCTGGTGGTCCGCCGCGCCGCCGAACTCGCCGAGGCCGACCTCGGAGTGGTCACCGTCCGCGCCGACGACGGTCGCCTGACCGTGGAGGCCGCCTACGGCGCGCCCTCGGCGACCGGCCCGCTCGCCGACCCGGTCGGCACCGTGCTGTCCTCGCGGTCGGCCGCGGCGCGCGTGGCCCGCAGCGGGGTCCCGGTCGTCGTGGACGACCTCATCGACGACCCGCTCACCGCCCCGTACGTGCCCGCGGCGCTGCGGGTCTACGGGCCGTTCGCGGTCGCCCCGTTCGGCACCCGCGAGCGCCGGCTGGGCGCGCTGGCGGTGTACCGCAGGCGCGGGGCCAGCACCTTCACCCGCGTCGCGGTCGACGTGCTCACCTCGTTCGCGGCGCAGGCCGGGCTGGCGCTGGTGCTCGCCGAGGGATCGACCGCGCGGCAGCGGATCGCCGTGTACCAGGAGCGCGAACGCATCGCCCGCGACCTGCACGACGTGATCGTGCAGCGGCTCTACGCCACGGGCGTGCAGCTGGAGGTGCTGGAGCGGCGGCTGTCCGGCCGGCTCGCGCCGTCCGACGCGGCCCGGCTGGCGGAGACCATGGAGCAGATCGACCAGACGATCGCGGAGGTCCGCGCCACGGCCCGCACGCTGCGCTCCGCCGACCCGCAGACCCCGGCGCACGCGCCCGCGCTGGACGACTCGATGCGCTCCGAGGTGCAGATCGCCGGGGAGCTGCTGGGCCGGCCGCCGCGGCTGGAGATCGAGGGCGACCTGGCGGACGTCCCGGTGCAGGTCGCCGACCACGCCCGCGCCGCGCTGCGCGAAGCGCTGTCCAACGTGGTCCGGCACTCCGGCGCGAAGACGGTGCTGGTGCGGGTGCGGCGCTCGGACGCCGGGCTGCTGCTGCAGGTCGTCGACGACGGCTGCGGCATCCCCCGCGACGTGAGCAAGCGGGGCCTGCGCAACCTCGAGGAGCGCGCGGTCGCCGCCGGCGGTCGCTGCGTCATCTCCTCGTCCCCGGACAGCGGCACCACCGTCACCTGGGAAGTCCCCCTCACCGGCACCACCTGA
- the cydD gene encoding thiol reductant ABC exporter subunit CydD yields MGPLGALPRLSASARRALAVAALLSVGSAVALVVQAWALASALAAVVTRGADPDAIGHDLVVLAGAVVARAALGWATEWVSARAAAGAKEELRGLLLDFALRRGPEWVQRRGPAELTALATKGLDALDAYFTKYLPALVTAAVVPPLVGAWILWSDWVSALVIVITVPLVPLFAWLVGKYTEQRTSRAADAVQRLSGQLLELVRALPVLTAFGRARAQGEVVGRVSDTHRRTTIATLRIAFLSALVLELLSSLSVAMVAVGIGLRLASGDLDLATGLLVLVLAPECYLPLRAAGAAHHASEDGVEAVRRVDEVVREADDPPGRRHLPGDGWRPRELRVEGLRVRRRDGFAPDGLSFTARAGEVVRLEGFDGIGPSGSGKSTTMAVLLGFAEPDSGTITCDGVDLADLAPGEWRRRVAWVPQRPTFSGGTVADELAVATADQPDLSAHVDEVLAAAAAAHLRDRRTDELSTGERQRVAVARALLRLRGDARVLLLDEPTAHLDTATAQQVSAAVARAAEDGAIVVLASHRPDTAAERSEPVRAAAPAAAPELPAARGRLRELLSARLLAGTGIGALSLLSGLALTATSAWLIARASQQPPILSLSVAVVGVRTFALSRAVLRYVERLVTHDAAFRLSGSLRRRAWDALVRLGPVRAAALRRGEGAARLVDDVDTVRDLVPRVVFPPVVAVVVMAAAVVVQALVLPEAGALLAAVLLAASVASPLVAVAAERRATTAVAEGRRRIAARVLALLDGAAELLAFGAHTRQRAELAAEDARLAARARRAAFGAGAATAVITLLTGVAVLGGAWLGAAAVAEGRLAPELAPLLGLVPLAVAEAVALLPPAAQQWRALRAAQDRLAPLLAAAPAPETDGRTPAEGIELSGVDVRWPGAAEPVLRGADLSVPAGTHVAVVGPSGGGKSTLLALLLGFLHPERGEAGAPQRIAWCPQEPQLVSTTVRENLRLAEPGASDDELAAALRVAGLPEWGDRLDTVVGGSGTALSGGEAQRLALARALLLPDAELVLLDEPTAHLDVPTAEALLDRLEHALRDRTLVHVTHRWSEAERADVVLRVDGGELTVVRARDDDSRPVAGAAPSGGTPARAGQSRRGRNVVRDR; encoded by the coding sequence ATGGGTCCGCTCGGTGCGCTGCCGAGGTTGTCGGCGTCGGCGCGGCGCGCCCTCGCCGTCGCCGCGCTGCTCTCGGTCGGCAGCGCGGTCGCGCTCGTCGTGCAGGCCTGGGCGCTGGCGAGCGCGCTCGCCGCGGTGGTGACGCGCGGCGCCGACCCCGACGCGATCGGCCACGACCTCGTCGTGCTGGCCGGTGCCGTGGTGGCGCGGGCCGCGCTCGGGTGGGCCACGGAGTGGGTCTCGGCGCGCGCCGCGGCGGGCGCGAAGGAGGAGCTGCGCGGCCTGCTGCTGGACTTCGCGCTGCGGCGCGGCCCGGAGTGGGTCCAGCGGCGCGGGCCCGCGGAGCTGACCGCGCTGGCCACCAAGGGCCTCGACGCGCTCGACGCGTACTTCACCAAGTACCTGCCCGCGCTGGTGACCGCCGCCGTGGTCCCGCCGCTGGTGGGGGCCTGGATCCTGTGGTCCGACTGGGTGTCCGCGCTGGTCATCGTGATCACCGTGCCGCTGGTCCCGCTGTTCGCCTGGCTGGTCGGCAAGTACACCGAGCAGCGCACCTCGCGGGCGGCCGACGCGGTGCAGCGGCTGTCCGGGCAGCTGCTGGAGCTGGTCCGGGCGCTGCCGGTGCTCACCGCGTTCGGCCGGGCCCGGGCCCAGGGCGAGGTGGTCGGCCGGGTCAGCGACACGCACCGCCGCACCACGATCGCCACGCTGCGGATCGCGTTCCTGTCCGCGCTGGTGCTGGAGCTGCTCTCGTCGCTGTCGGTGGCGATGGTGGCGGTGGGCATCGGGTTGCGCCTGGCCTCCGGCGACCTCGACCTGGCCACCGGCCTGCTGGTGCTCGTCCTCGCCCCGGAGTGCTACCTGCCGCTGCGCGCCGCGGGCGCCGCGCACCACGCCAGCGAGGACGGGGTGGAAGCCGTCCGCCGGGTCGACGAGGTCGTGCGCGAGGCCGACGACCCGCCCGGTCGTCGGCACCTGCCGGGCGACGGCTGGCGCCCGCGGGAGCTGCGGGTCGAGGGGCTCCGGGTGCGGCGGCGGGACGGGTTCGCGCCGGACGGCCTCAGCTTCACCGCGCGGGCCGGCGAGGTGGTGCGGCTGGAGGGCTTCGACGGCATCGGGCCCAGCGGCAGCGGGAAGTCGACCACCATGGCCGTGCTGCTCGGCTTCGCCGAACCGGACAGCGGCACGATCACCTGCGACGGCGTGGACCTCGCCGACCTCGCACCGGGGGAGTGGCGCCGCCGCGTCGCCTGGGTGCCGCAGCGGCCGACGTTCTCCGGTGGCACGGTCGCCGACGAGCTCGCCGTCGCCACCGCCGACCAGCCGGACCTGTCCGCGCACGTCGACGAGGTGCTCGCCGCCGCGGCCGCGGCCCACCTGCGGGACCGCCGCACCGACGAGCTGTCCACCGGGGAGCGCCAGCGCGTCGCGGTGGCGCGCGCCCTGCTCCGGCTGCGCGGCGACGCGCGCGTCCTGCTGCTCGACGAGCCCACCGCGCACCTCGACACCGCCACGGCGCAGCAGGTGAGCGCGGCGGTGGCCCGCGCCGCCGAGGACGGCGCGATCGTCGTGCTCGCCAGCCACCGCCCGGACACCGCGGCAGAGCGCTCCGAACCGGTGCGCGCGGCCGCCCCCGCCGCCGCGCCCGAGCTGCCCGCGGCCCGCGGCCGGCTGCGCGAGCTGCTGTCGGCGCGCCTGCTCGCCGGCACCGGGATCGGGGCGCTGTCACTGCTCTCCGGCCTCGCGCTGACCGCGACCTCGGCGTGGCTGATCGCCCGCGCCTCGCAGCAGCCGCCGATCCTGTCGCTGTCGGTGGCGGTGGTCGGGGTGCGCACCTTCGCGCTGTCGCGCGCGGTGCTGCGCTACGTGGAGCGGCTGGTCACCCACGACGCCGCGTTCCGCCTGTCCGGCAGCCTGCGGCGGCGGGCCTGGGACGCCCTGGTGCGGCTCGGTCCGGTGCGGGCGGCCGCCCTCCGGCGCGGTGAGGGGGCCGCGCGGCTCGTCGACGACGTCGACACCGTCCGCGACCTGGTGCCGCGGGTGGTCTTCCCGCCGGTGGTGGCCGTGGTCGTGATGGCCGCGGCGGTGGTGGTGCAGGCCCTGGTGCTGCCGGAGGCCGGTGCGCTGCTCGCCGCGGTGCTGCTCGCCGCGAGCGTGGCGAGCCCGCTGGTCGCCGTCGCGGCGGAGCGCCGTGCCACGACCGCGGTGGCCGAGGGGCGGCGGCGGATCGCCGCCCGCGTGCTGGCGCTCCTCGACGGCGCGGCGGAACTGCTCGCCTTCGGCGCACACACCCGGCAGCGCGCCGAGCTGGCCGCGGAGGACGCCCGGCTGGCCGCGCGAGCGCGGCGCGCCGCCTTCGGCGCGGGCGCGGCGACCGCGGTGATCACCCTGCTCACCGGGGTCGCGGTGCTCGGTGGCGCGTGGCTGGGCGCGGCAGCGGTCGCCGAGGGCCGGCTCGCGCCCGAGCTGGCCCCGCTGCTCGGGCTCGTCCCGCTCGCGGTGGCCGAAGCCGTCGCCCTGCTGCCCCCGGCCGCGCAGCAGTGGCGGGCGCTGCGCGCGGCGCAGGACCGCCTGGCGCCGCTGCTCGCCGCCGCCCCCGCTCCGGAGACGGACGGGCGCACGCCGGCGGAGGGGATCGAGCTGTCCGGGGTCGACGTGCGCTGGCCGGGCGCGGCGGAACCGGTGCTGCGCGGCGCGGACCTGTCCGTGCCGGCCGGGACGCACGTGGCGGTCGTCGGCCCGTCCGGCGGCGGCAAGTCGACGCTGCTGGCGCTGCTGCTGGGGTTCCTGCACCCGGAACGCGGCGAGGCCGGCGCGCCGCAGCGGATCGCGTGGTGCCCCCAGGAGCCGCAGCTGGTGTCGACGACGGTGCGGGAGAACCTGCGGCTGGCCGAACCGGGCGCGAGCGACGACGAGCTCGCCGCCGCGCTCCGGGTGGCCGGGCTGCCGGAGTGGGGCGACCGCCTGGACACCGTCGTCGGTGGCAGCGGCACCGCGCTGTCCGGCGGCGAGGCGCAGCGCCTGGCGCTGGCCCGCGCGCTGCTGCTCCCGGACGCGGAGCTGGTGCTGCTCGACGAACCGACCGCCCACCTGGACGTCCCGACCGCCGAGGCGCTGCTGGACCGCCTGGAGCACGCGCTGCGGGACCGCACCCTGGTGCACGTGACGCACCGCTGGTCGGAGGCCGAGCGCGCCGACGTCGTGCTCCGCGTGGACGGCGGTGAGCTCACCGTGGTCCGGGCACGGGACGACGACAGCCGACCGGTCGCCGGTGCTGCTCCGTCCGGGGGAACCCCGGCGCGCGCCGGGCAGTCGCGGCGCGGTAGGAACGTGGTTCGTGATCGGTGA
- the cydB gene encoding cytochrome d ubiquinol oxidase subunit II encodes MDLPTTWFCLIALLWLGYLFLEGFDFGVGMLLPVLGRRDVERRVLINTIGPVWDGNEVWLIVAGGAMFASFPGWYASLFSTAYLPLLVLLLALIGRGVAFEYRGKVDSDRWRRGWDRVIVTASWISPLVVGLVLSATVFGLPLDERGDRVGGWWTIFSVPTVVGALAVCGFALLHGAVFLALKTEGEVRERARRFALRMGVPLLLPLVALLLIAQFTEGSEWTWVPLAIALVAALAGLARLHRWREGQAFALQGVALAGAVVTLFGALWPNVIPSTLDPAWSLTVADTASSPYTLTVITWVAAFGTPAVLVYQGWTYWVFRKRIGTHHIPQVHAPS; translated from the coding sequence ATGGATCTCCCCACCACCTGGTTCTGCCTGATCGCCCTGCTGTGGCTGGGCTACCTGTTCCTGGAGGGCTTCGACTTCGGCGTCGGCATGCTGCTGCCGGTGCTGGGCCGCCGGGACGTCGAGCGGCGGGTGCTGATCAACACGATCGGCCCGGTGTGGGACGGCAACGAGGTCTGGTTGATCGTCGCGGGCGGGGCCATGTTCGCGTCCTTCCCCGGCTGGTACGCCTCGCTGTTCAGCACCGCCTACCTGCCGCTGCTGGTGCTGCTGCTCGCGCTGATCGGGCGCGGGGTCGCGTTCGAGTACCGGGGCAAGGTGGACAGCGACCGGTGGCGGCGCGGCTGGGACCGGGTCATCGTGACGGCCTCCTGGATCTCGCCGCTGGTGGTGGGCCTGGTGCTGTCGGCCACCGTGTTCGGGCTGCCGCTGGACGAGCGCGGGGACCGGGTCGGCGGCTGGTGGACGATCTTCAGCGTGCCGACCGTCGTCGGCGCCCTCGCGGTGTGCGGGTTCGCGCTGCTGCACGGCGCGGTGTTCCTGGCGCTGAAGACCGAGGGCGAGGTCCGGGAGCGGGCGCGGCGGTTCGCGCTGCGGATGGGCGTGCCGCTGCTGCTGCCGCTGGTCGCGCTGCTGCTCATCGCCCAGTTCACCGAGGGGTCGGAGTGGACCTGGGTACCGCTGGCGATCGCGCTGGTGGCGGCGCTGGCCGGGCTCGCGCGGCTGCACCGGTGGCGCGAGGGCCAGGCCTTCGCGCTGCAGGGCGTGGCGCTGGCCGGCGCGGTGGTCACGCTCTTCGGCGCGCTGTGGCCGAACGTCATCCCGTCCACCCTGGACCCGGCGTGGTCGCTGACCGTCGCGGACACCGCGTCCAGCCCGTACACGCTGACCGTGATCACCTGGGTCGCGGCCTTCGGCACGCCGGCGGTGCTGGTCTACCAGGGCTGGACGTACTGGGTGTTCCGCAAGCGCATCGGCACCCACCACATCCCCCAGGTGCACGCCCCCTCGTGA
- a CDS encoding response regulator has protein sequence MPVSVLLVDDHEVVRRGLRDLLDTEDDVSIVAEAGGVGEALVRAQATQPDVAVIDMRLPDGDGLELCRKLRELPNPPHCLVLTAFDDESALVGAINAGASGYLLKQVRGQDLVNAVREVAAGRSLLDPVTTSRVLARLRQSSEPEPDELAALTERERRVLELIGEGLTNRQIAEQLFLAEKTVKNYVTSVLAKLGMERRTQAAAWVARRQGQL, from the coding sequence GTGCCGGTGAGCGTGCTGCTAGTCGATGATCATGAGGTGGTCCGGCGCGGTCTCCGCGACCTGCTGGACACCGAGGACGACGTGTCGATCGTCGCCGAGGCCGGTGGTGTCGGCGAGGCCCTGGTGCGCGCGCAGGCGACCCAGCCCGACGTCGCCGTCATCGACATGCGCCTGCCCGACGGCGACGGCCTGGAGCTGTGCCGGAAGCTGCGGGAGCTGCCGAACCCGCCCCACTGCCTGGTGCTGACCGCGTTCGACGACGAGAGCGCGCTGGTGGGGGCGATCAACGCCGGGGCGTCCGGCTACCTGCTCAAGCAGGTCCGCGGCCAGGACCTGGTCAACGCGGTCCGCGAGGTGGCGGCGGGCCGCTCGCTGCTGGACCCGGTCACCACCAGTCGGGTGCTGGCCCGGCTGCGGCAGTCCAGCGAACCGGAGCCGGACGAGCTCGCCGCGCTCACCGAGCGGGAGCGCCGGGTGCTGGAGCTGATCGGGGAGGGCCTGACCAACCGGCAGATCGCCGAGCAGCTGTTCCTGGCGGAGAAGACGGTGAAGAACTACGTCACCTCGGTGCTGGCCAAGCTCGGCATGGAGCGGCGCACCCAGGCCGCCGCCTGGGTCGCCCGCCGCCAGGGCCAGCTCTGA